TGCAACATGAAGTTCTCGAACGGCGCCAACATGCGGCGCCACAAGATGCGGCACACGGGCGTCAAGCCGTACGAGTGCCGCGTGTGCCAGAAGAGGTTCTTCCGCAAGGACCACCTCGCGGAGCACTTCACCACCCACACCAAGAGCTTGCCGTACCACTGCCCGATATGCAACCGAGGGTTCCAGCGACAGATCGCCATGCGCGCGCACTTCCAGAACGAACACGTCGGCCAGCACGACCTCGTCAAGACTTGCCCGCTGTGCAGCTACCGCGCGCCCACCATGAAGAGCCTCAGAGTACATTTCTTTAACAGGTAACTTGCattttttcaaagtaaaacttctttacgcttGTTTGACTTGAGCAACTTGGTAgatgcgttacgaaaattgaaaatatgcgtgctgccatctacaggcatagtgaaacagtgtttgttatttaaaactaccagtagatggcgttctcagaaaactttgaaacaaaccctttttgtatacttcaagaacctgttgcgatgcttttatgttttaaagataaaatgtaaCTTTGTCGAACTACGGTCTAACTTTCGGTGTGGCTTCAAAATAGACGTGTACTTTAAACGTAGAACCATCCTTCCTATATAATGAGGCCTATACTGCACTCATAGCGTTCGCACCGTTTGCGACAATTACGTTCACGCATCGTATCATTCTCCGAGCTGTGTCTGTATTTTGCCCCGCTACAAATGGTTTGCGCCTAGTTGGCGGCGAGCATACGCGAGCGCATCAGCATTCACACTTTTCCTTGTAATTCCAGACACGGAATCGACCTAGACAACCCAGGTCCGGGCAACAACTCTGTTTCCCTCCTCGCCGCGGGGATCGCCAACGCGGCGTACGCGGACGGCACGatggacgccagcgccatcagCGCCCTCGGCGCGCTGGGCTCCGGCCTGTCGGTGTCCGTCGCCGCGGCCTACTCCGACAGCGGCGACAGCAACGGCGCGCGCTCCGCCGACAACGCCACCCCGCCCATGCACTACTTGACGCCGCACGTCGAGATATCGATGGCCGACAACAATGAGACCTTCTCGCCGGGACATAATAACCATCAAGGTATGTcacccatttttttttaatattttttacaagttagccttgactacaatctcacctgatggtaagtgatgatgcagtctaagatggaagcgggttaacttgttaggaggaggatgaaaatccacaccccctttggtttctacacggcatcgtaccggaacgctaaatcgcttggcggtacgtctttgctggtagggtggtaacccaCCACCATTACCAACATTATTCTCAATGTCATTATTAGTTTCCCGATTACATCCATGGCTGGACAGAAGCTTTTCGTAAGAATTTCATGGTGCGAAGTTGAcagggactccaacgtccatctcTGCTGATCACCCTGCCCCCAGAATAGATGGATCCCAGCGCTCTCGGTGCTCTGGGCTATCGATAGTTGACAACAATGAGACGTTCTCGCCGGGACATAATAACCATCAAGGTGGGATTGTATCATCTTGCGACCAGTGACTTCAAATCATTTAAAGATGCAAAGTCTATTTTTGTCCGCGCTTCAATTGCCTTAGCCTCCGAAGTTGAAGGAACCAGGAACCTCTTGCTTGTGTGCCTGCAATtcctatatatataaataaaaatgatgtaTTGTTTATATTGAGCAGATTCGCGCATGAACGGCGAGGGCCCCAGCTCGCCGCAGTCAGTAGACAGCGCGGTGGCCAGCAGCTCGCTCTCCGCCGGCCTCCCCGCCAACATCACGCCTTCCATCACACTCATACCCATCAAACAGGTAACACATCTATCATTGTCTTCATTAGCAGATTTTAACGGCCTCCCTTCTTCTAGACTGATGCTCCAATGACTaaagatcactatcagatgatgCTTTGTCTGACAGTGATTGTTAaaggtcattatcatcataatgaCTGGGACCGAtgataattcaaaattcatttatttcaatgaggcttagtaaacaagcatttttgaaaggtcagaataatgtcataatttattttaatgtaatggtggtaataatagtcgaaaattaaaattaaagttacgagggttccaaatgcgccttgttTCGAGAAAACCccacaacaaacaacaacagccaaagtttttcttttgtttaccGTACcaaaccattttacaaacttatttaattgATGATTTATCGTGCTCTCCCCGAGACACGGCGTGTCACCACCAACTTTAAAAGAAAGACTTAAAAGGGCGGAgagttttctataaaaaaagaaaacctctgtATTTCATAGCATATAACCACAATGAGCCACATAGAACCATCACACCACCACATAGATCGACGGGGCAGTtagaataatgtattttttgtatttgaaggAACCAAATGCGCAAGAAGAGTCGGGTCGCGAAGGCGACAACGAGGGCGAGACGAACGGCAAAGAGAAACGCGACATAACATCACTGTCCTCTCTGATCAAAGTGTCGCCGCTCAAGAGCCTGCTGAGAGAAGACCTGCGCCGCCGCATCTCCGCCAGAGGACGCTCGCGTGCTAACAACGTAAGTACTGTGTATAGTAATTGTAAACCTAAATAAAGCAAGCAAGTAAGAgaagcaatatttttaattatatgctTAAGGCTGCGCATGCCAATAATTctgttttaaaaggtttttgcTTGGACTTGTAGTGAAAAAACATGATATCaatgtaatatatatagcctatgacactcccCGATGACGTAACAttttactggtgaaagaattttttttaatcaaatcagtTGTTTCCTAAGATTACCCCTTGCAAATCCATTTACGAACATTgactcattataatattagtatagatgtgattCAGTAGGTTTGATATTCTAAGTCCACCAGCACCAACTTAGGTCATTACTGGATGGATGCTGATCTTGGATAATTTGCTTTTGGAGCATATCATCACATAAGCAGCTCTTTTTCTGGCTTTCTGTATGTGAGTCGTGAAGCTCATGCGGGTATCAAAGGGCACAGGCCTAGGTATTTGGCAGTGCGTTGCCACGGGATAGGTGCTCCGTGTAAGGAGATctcttttaaatcaaaataatggCGCACAAGTTTCCTTGAAAAGAGCACTGCTGCACTCTTCTCTTTAGTTTCGTGGGCACGTTTATGTTATTggagtcggttgtatttaacaaaatatatttataaactaccaGTAGAGCGCGTTCTTCGAAAACTTTGAAACAGCCCCTTTTTGGTTTTACACTTCAAGAGCtattgcgatgcagttatgcctgaggctcatagatggcgctttgttttttatttccaaAGAAGTTTTACCTCAGTCATGTGGACTTTTTTATGATGTGGcaatgaaaaatacatataaccCTAAAATAATGCAATACAAGAAGCCACCTagtattatagatttttttttcaaatttgcaGTCATCCCGAGCGTCCCCATCCGAGGGCGGAGTCATCACATCGACGCACGGCGACGCGACGCTCACGCCCGCGTCACTGGTGTGCACCT
This window of the Bicyclus anynana chromosome 6, ilBicAnyn1.1, whole genome shotgun sequence genome carries:
- the LOC112046003 gene encoding zinc finger protein ztf-16 yields the protein MSSKGETEADSGTGTISPNLSAVKNEPAPTASKEKRGTGTLLKCTTCNSFSTLSSRALSTHMAQCSPDNNNVAAAQTADARPHRKLFECDVCNMKFSNGANMRRHKMRHTGVKPYECRVCQKRFFRKDHLAEHFTTHTKSLPYHCPICNRGFQRQIAMRAHFQNEHVGQHDLVKTCPLCSYRAPTMKSLRVHFFNRHGIDLDNPGPGNNSVSLLAAGIANAAYADGTMDASAISALGALGSGLSVSVAAAYSDSGDSNGARSADNATPPMHYLTPHVEISMADNNETFSPGHNNHQDSRMNGEGPSSPQSVDSAVASSSLSAGLPANITPSITLIPIKQEPNAQEESGREGDNEGETNGKEKRDITSLSSLIKVSPLKSLLREDLRRRISARGRSRANNSSRASPSEGGVITSTHGDATLTPASLVCTFCSITFPDSTLYFLHKGCHCDSNPWKCNICGEQCCNVYEFNSHLLSKSHQ